A region from the Catellatospora sp. TT07R-123 genome encodes:
- a CDS encoding MFS transporter: MNLPHSGVREWATSVGRVLRQPTLRRVLPGMLVSALGDGMSAVAVAWLAVGIAPPGQAGVWTALAVAAYTLPAPLGAALLARPMRRLNPTRLVAADATLRAVALGAVAALAITGTLGPLVYAALLAASSLLHSWGSAGAYTLVAQLLPERDQVTGNALLSTFAQAAFVAGPALAGGLTALVGAGWVIAADAASFAVLAVAAATVTIRHSPGSDASAGPERGGWRTIAERPRLLAMIAVTCVFFFLYGPVEVALPVHVAYGLHGSPGLLGLYWSVFGIGATAGALGAGLLRRRAPEPVVAAVIVGWGAALLPIGLTDAVVPGLIGLAVGGLIYGPFTAISTALLQRSTPPQALSRVLATRSALTAPATALGTLLGGPAVAAVGGRTTLLVSALLTIALGLAAAAALRSPGHVRAGAAAPAAMAAADA, from the coding sequence ATGAACCTTCCACATTCGGGGGTACGGGAGTGGGCCACGTCGGTCGGCCGGGTGCTGCGCCAGCCGACCCTGCGCCGGGTACTGCCCGGGATGCTGGTCTCGGCCCTCGGCGACGGCATGAGCGCGGTCGCGGTGGCATGGCTCGCGGTCGGGATCGCCCCGCCGGGTCAGGCCGGGGTATGGACCGCGCTGGCGGTCGCGGCGTACACGCTGCCCGCCCCGCTCGGCGCCGCGCTGCTGGCCCGGCCGATGCGGCGGCTGAACCCCACGCGACTGGTGGCGGCCGACGCGACCCTGCGGGCCGTCGCGCTGGGCGCGGTCGCGGCACTGGCGATCACCGGCACGCTCGGCCCGCTGGTCTACGCGGCCCTGCTCGCGGCCTCTTCGCTGCTGCACTCCTGGGGCAGCGCCGGGGCGTACACCCTGGTCGCGCAACTGCTGCCCGAACGCGACCAGGTGACCGGCAACGCACTGCTGTCGACGTTCGCCCAGGCGGCGTTCGTCGCGGGCCCGGCCCTGGCCGGAGGCCTGACCGCGCTGGTCGGCGCGGGCTGGGTGATCGCCGCCGACGCGGCGAGCTTCGCCGTGCTGGCCGTAGCCGCCGCGACGGTCACCATCCGGCACTCCCCCGGCTCCGACGCCTCGGCCGGACCGGAGCGCGGCGGCTGGCGCACCATCGCCGAACGGCCCCGCCTGCTCGCAATGATCGCGGTCACGTGCGTGTTCTTCTTCCTGTACGGCCCGGTCGAGGTCGCCCTGCCCGTCCACGTCGCCTACGGCCTGCACGGCTCCCCCGGCCTGCTCGGCCTCTACTGGTCGGTGTTCGGGATCGGGGCCACCGCCGGCGCGCTCGGCGCCGGGCTGCTGCGGCGCCGGGCACCCGAGCCGGTCGTGGCCGCCGTCATCGTCGGCTGGGGCGCGGCGCTGCTGCCGATCGGGCTCACCGACGCGGTCGTACCCGGACTGATCGGCCTGGCCGTCGGCGGCCTGATCTACGGACCGTTCACCGCCATCAGCACCGCGCTGCTGCAACGCAGCACTCCCCCGCAGGCGCTCAGCCGCGTGCTGGCGACCCGGTCGGCGCTGACGGCCCCGGCCACGGCACTGGGCACCCTGCTGGGCGGCCCCGCGGTCGCCGCAGTCGGCGGCCGGACCACCCTGCTGGTATCGGCCCTGCTCACGATCGCGCTCGGCCTGGCGGCGGCAGCCGCACTGCGGAGCCCGGGACACGTCCGGGCCGGTGCCGCCGCACCGGCAGCGATGGCCGCCGCCGACGCCTGA
- a CDS encoding iron chaperone: protein MTTATKKSAYDGFTAQERQAMKDHAKELKAAANRADSERDVLNKIAEMQPADRVLAERIHALVETNTPGLDPKLWYGMPAYARDGKIVCFFQSAEKFGARYATLGFNDAARLDEGAMWATGFALTAMTAETETRIADLLKTAAS, encoded by the coding sequence ATGACGACGGCCACGAAGAAGAGCGCCTACGACGGCTTCACCGCGCAGGAGCGGCAGGCGATGAAAGACCACGCCAAGGAGCTCAAGGCCGCGGCGAACCGCGCCGACAGCGAGCGCGACGTCCTGAACAAGATCGCCGAGATGCAGCCCGCCGACCGGGTGCTCGCCGAGCGGATCCACGCCCTGGTCGAGACCAACACCCCGGGCCTCGACCCGAAGCTGTGGTACGGCATGCCCGCCTACGCCCGCGACGGCAAGATCGTGTGCTTCTTCCAGAGCGCGGAGAAGTTCGGCGCCCGCTACGCCACGCTCGGCTTCAACGACGCGGCCCGCCTCGACGAGGGCGCCATGTGGGCGACCGGGTTCGCCCTGACGGCGATGACCGCCGAGACCGAGACCCGGATCGCCGACCTGCTGAAGACCGCGGCCAGCTGA
- a CDS encoding SDR family oxidoreductase: MISFDTLSDRTAVVTGAASGMGAATAELLAAYGARVALLARRTDRITDLAAKIVAGGGQAVAVATDVTDSAAVGRAADAVRRAFGPADLVVNAAGVMLPNPVDDAREDEWLKMIDTNVAGVLRVVGAFSGDLVAAAAAGRSADLVNISSIGAHVTFPNYAVYGATKAALTHLSAGLRTEFGPRDVRVTNIEPGLTDTELGHHIDNPVLSEQLGGMFQALGGLSAAEVADVVAYAVSRPRHVNLRQIVVLPTRQA; this comes from the coding sequence ATGATCTCTTTCGACACGCTCAGCGACCGCACCGCCGTCGTCACCGGAGCCGCCAGCGGGATGGGCGCGGCCACGGCGGAACTGCTGGCCGCGTACGGCGCCCGGGTGGCGCTGCTGGCCCGCCGCACCGATCGGATCACCGACCTCGCCGCGAAGATCGTCGCGGGTGGCGGGCAGGCGGTCGCCGTGGCCACCGACGTCACCGACAGCGCCGCGGTGGGCCGGGCCGCCGACGCGGTACGCCGCGCGTTCGGCCCCGCCGACCTTGTCGTCAACGCGGCCGGGGTCATGCTGCCCAACCCGGTCGACGACGCCCGCGAGGACGAGTGGCTGAAGATGATCGACACCAACGTCGCCGGGGTGCTGCGCGTCGTCGGCGCCTTCTCCGGCGACCTGGTCGCGGCGGCCGCCGCGGGCCGCAGCGCCGACCTGGTGAACATCTCGTCCATCGGCGCGCACGTGACCTTCCCGAACTACGCCGTGTACGGGGCGACCAAAGCCGCGCTGACGCACCTGTCGGCGGGGCTGCGCACCGAGTTCGGGCCCCGCGACGTGCGGGTCACCAACATCGAGCCGGGTCTGACCGACACCGAGCTGGGCCACCACATCGACAACCCGGTGCTGAGCGAGCAGCTCGGCGGCATGTTCCAGGCGCTGGGCGGGTTGTCGGCGGCGGAGGTCGCCGACGTGGTCGCGTACGCGGTGAGCCGCCCGCGGCACGTCAACCTGCGCCAGATCGTGGTCCTGCCGACCCGGCAGGCCTGA
- a CDS encoding helix-turn-helix transcriptional regulator, whose translation MRHDSERQDIGEFLRSRRGRIDPAAAGLPDYGRRRVPGLRREEVAQLAGVSVDYYIRLEQGRGTGVSDAVLDAIGRVLRLDETEQDHLRNLVRPARRAVSPARPARLRRELLRMLELMESIPAFVLGRRMDVLAWNALADAVAGFSTMPPQQRNVAYHTFLNPKARLLYRDWPTVAAETVAFLRLDAGRHPGDPQLAALVGRLSVQDPVFRELWAAHGVKEKSHGRKLLHHPAVGDLDLAYETFALPGDPDHLMVTYLPEAGSPTEERLRLLASWAAPPDGVPARPQARGEIS comes from the coding sequence GTGCGGCACGACAGCGAACGGCAAGACATCGGCGAGTTCCTGCGCAGCCGTCGCGGCCGGATCGACCCCGCCGCGGCAGGGCTGCCCGACTACGGGCGCAGACGCGTCCCCGGCCTGCGCCGCGAGGAGGTCGCGCAGCTGGCCGGGGTGAGTGTGGACTACTACATCCGGCTGGAGCAGGGCCGCGGCACCGGCGTGTCGGACGCGGTCCTCGACGCGATCGGCCGGGTGCTGCGCCTGGACGAGACCGAGCAGGACCACCTGCGCAACCTCGTCCGCCCGGCCCGCAGGGCGGTCTCCCCGGCCCGCCCGGCCAGGCTGCGGCGGGAGCTGCTGCGGATGCTGGAGCTGATGGAGTCGATCCCGGCGTTCGTGCTCGGCCGCCGGATGGACGTGCTGGCCTGGAACGCGCTGGCCGACGCGGTCGCCGGGTTCAGCACCATGCCGCCCCAGCAGCGCAACGTCGCCTACCACACGTTCCTGAACCCGAAGGCCCGCCTGCTGTACCGGGACTGGCCGACCGTCGCCGCCGAGACCGTGGCCTTCCTGCGCCTGGACGCCGGGCGCCACCCCGGCGACCCCCAGCTGGCGGCGCTGGTGGGCCGGCTGTCGGTGCAGGACCCGGTGTTCCGGGAGCTGTGGGCCGCGCACGGGGTCAAGGAGAAGTCCCACGGCCGCAAGCTGCTGCACCATCCCGCCGTCGGCGACCTGGACCTCGCTTACGAGACGTTCGCGCTGCCCGGCGACCCCGACCACCTGATGGTGACCTACCTGCCGGAGGCCGGCTCGCCGACCGAGGAACGGCTGCGGCTGCTGGCCAGCTGGGCGGCCCCGCCCGACGGCGTACCCGCGCGGCCGCAGGCCCGCGGTGAGATAAGCTGA